One window of Chlamydiales bacterium genomic DNA carries:
- a CDS encoding methyltransferase domain-containing protein, with the protein MASVKEVYSKEKCEEVTTYVSASDKIKDPSITEKYYDLVTDFYEFGWGKSFHFAPQTRTEKTKDAMLRHELKVADTLKLKPGMRVLDVGCGVGGPMKNIAEKSGATIVGVNICGYQIKKAEQYMKESGLDKTCSFYHGTFMDIKLPSNSFDAIYTIEATVHAPDRTACYKELYRLLKPGAFFAGYEYALMDNFDKNNPEHVAIIEDMEHGGGLQKLTSMNEVKQTFIDAGFKVLMFQDDCVDGLTWTLPLEKGVRSSKTARALTNGMVRLLELLKIAPKGSSSVSSFLNLGADAFVQAGKRKIFTPNVFFLMQKPE; encoded by the coding sequence ATGGCCTCAGTTAAAGAAGTCTACTCGAAAGAGAAGTGTGAAGAAGTCACAACCTACGTCTCAGCAAGCGATAAGATTAAAGATCCTTCGATCACAGAAAAGTATTACGATCTAGTCACCGATTTTTATGAATTTGGATGGGGAAAATCCTTCCATTTCGCTCCTCAGACAAGAACAGAGAAGACAAAAGATGCGATGCTCAGACACGAGCTGAAGGTCGCAGATACTCTGAAGCTAAAGCCAGGCATGCGCGTTCTAGACGTGGGATGCGGAGTTGGCGGCCCGATGAAAAATATCGCTGAAAAGAGCGGTGCAACAATCGTTGGCGTTAACATCTGCGGCTACCAGATTAAAAAAGCTGAACAGTATATGAAAGAGAGCGGCCTGGATAAGACCTGCAGCTTCTACCATGGCACCTTCATGGACATTAAACTGCCCAGCAACTCTTTCGATGCGATCTACACCATTGAAGCCACTGTACACGCACCAGATAGAACTGCTTGCTACAAAGAGCTCTATAGACTCTTAAAACCAGGCGCTTTCTTTGCCGGATATGAGTACGCTCTCATGGATAACTTCGACAAGAACAATCCTGAGCACGTTGCTATCATCGAAGATATGGAACATGGCGGCGGCCTGCAAAAACTCACTTCAATGAACGAAGTCAAACAGACATTCATCGATGCGGGTTTTAAAGTTCTGATGTTTCAAGATGATTGCGTAGATGGACTTACTTGGACACTTCCTCTTGAAAAGGGTGTCAGAAGTTCAAAAACTGCAAGAGCTCTTACAAATGGAATGGTAAGACTGCTTGAACTGCTTAAAATTGCTCCTAAAGGATCAAGCAGCGTAAGCAGCTTCTTGAACCTCGGAGCCGATGCCTTCGTTCAAGCTGGCAAACGCAAGATCTTCACTCCGAACGTCTTCTTCTTAATGCAGAAGCCTGAATAA
- a CDS encoding M48 family metallopeptidase — translation MLNILAAACANVVVPEATEEAMRYYNSGNLLWILNQAWSLIVPLLFLVTGFTGKLASFSEKWGKRWFFAIALYLVIFTCLFTLLNLPLDFYAGFIREHAYGLSNQTIGRWFSNYGKSLIVTIVGSIAFVWVFYLLLKKSPRRWWLYGSLVSIAIAFITMFIQPIWIDPLFNNFGPMKDKKLEQQILSLAARAGIEGGRVYEVDKSQDTNALNAYVVGFGRTNRIVLWDTTIAKMTPDQILFVMGHEMGHYVLHHIWWLLVYFSALSFLIFYLTYRAANFLMHRYQKRFGFKHLYSIASLPLLLLLTSLFMFLTSPLDNAISRCMEHEADRFGLEITQNNQAAGEAFLALQHQNLANPRPGALYRFWRCSHPPLSERVDFCNSYCPWKSGQPLEYGKYFKAE, via the coding sequence ATGCTGAATATTCTTGCTGCAGCTTGCGCAAATGTGGTTGTTCCGGAAGCGACAGAAGAGGCGATGCGCTACTATAATAGTGGAAATCTCCTTTGGATATTGAATCAAGCCTGGAGTCTGATCGTTCCTCTCCTCTTTCTTGTTACAGGATTTACTGGAAAGCTGGCCTCTTTTTCTGAGAAGTGGGGAAAGCGCTGGTTTTTTGCCATCGCACTCTACCTCGTGATATTCACCTGCCTCTTCACCCTACTTAATCTTCCTCTCGATTTCTATGCTGGATTTATTCGTGAACACGCCTACGGCCTCTCAAATCAGACGATCGGTAGATGGTTCTCTAATTATGGGAAGAGCCTTATCGTTACAATCGTAGGTTCGATCGCCTTTGTCTGGGTCTTCTATCTCTTGCTGAAGAAGAGCCCGCGCAGATGGTGGCTCTACGGAAGCCTTGTGAGCATCGCTATCGCTTTTATTACGATGTTCATTCAGCCGATCTGGATCGATCCGCTCTTTAACAATTTTGGGCCGATGAAAGATAAGAAGCTCGAGCAGCAGATATTAAGTCTGGCAGCACGTGCTGGAATCGAAGGCGGCCGTGTGTATGAGGTGGATAAGAGCCAAGATACAAATGCATTAAACGCTTACGTTGTCGGTTTTGGAAGAACCAATCGAATCGTTCTGTGGGACACCACAATTGCAAAGATGACGCCCGATCAGATCCTCTTTGTGATGGGACATGAGATGGGCCACTATGTTTTGCACCATATCTGGTGGCTGCTCGTCTATTTCTCCGCTCTCTCTTTCTTAATTTTCTATCTGACATACAGGGCCGCAAACTTCTTGATGCATCGCTATCAGAAGAGATTCGGGTTTAAGCACCTCTACAGCATCGCCTCGCTTCCGCTGCTGCTTCTGCTAACAAGCCTATTCATGTTTTTGACAAGTCCGCTCGACAACGCGATTTCGCGCTGCATGGAGCATGAGGCAGATCGTTTTGGTTTGGAGATAACACAGAATAACCAGGCAGCAGGAGAGGCGTTCCTCGCTCTGCAACATCAGAACCTTGCCAATCCGCGTCCTGGCGCGCTTTATAGATTCTGGCGCTGCAGTCACCCTCCGCTAAGCGAAAGGGTCGACTTCTGCAACAGCTACTGCCCCTGGAAGAGCGGCCAGCCGCTGGAATACGGGAAATACTTTAAAGCTGAATAG
- a CDS encoding DUF2892 domain-containing protein: protein MKFKKNIGTPDRLVRLAIALLLLVYAYWKMSWIALIFSTFVFFESFMSWCLLYQILGRSTCPLKKKK from the coding sequence ATGAAATTTAAAAAGAACATCGGCACCCCCGATCGATTGGTTAGACTTGCCATTGCACTCCTTCTGCTTGTCTATGCCTACTGGAAGATGAGCTGGATCGCTCTCATCTTCTCCACATTTGTCTTCTTCGAATCCTTCATGAGCTGGTGTCTTCTCTATCAGATCCTAGGAAGATCCACCTGTCCCCTCAAGAAAAAGAAGTAG
- a CDS encoding MFS transporter, whose translation MFWNRIVFLSIVAALGVISASLCAPALPFIGDHFSAGLSSIQFTISLFLVGNACGQFLSGPLSDQLGQRRVLLSGLLLYILASCGCALSEQMSALLICRMFQGMGSAVGPVLARAIASNLFPADRSAQVQSYGAMGVGFASILAILSSGQITLISWRGNFWLAAGLGALLLLWTRLALKKSEESEKKKISFKQIFTQMGQVFKHPIFLGNTFAHAMTYGLMYGYIALFPFFLLEIFQKKDPVQVGIYSAYMIGCYMLGAFFASRAVVKWGVARMMSIGLMLQLISGILLIAAPSTFFFFAALFLFNLSIGIILPVTSAGALAPFAGRAVGSASSSLGLSYRLIGSILSTVICQFSLSGGKSLGAAILLLSIASLAVGKWTSSLSKQASARTL comes from the coding sequence ATGTTTTGGAATCGCATCGTCTTTTTATCAATCGTTGCGGCTCTTGGGGTGATCTCTGCCAGTCTCTGTGCTCCAGCGCTGCCGTTTATTGGAGACCACTTCTCGGCCGGTCTCTCCTCAATTCAGTTTACAATTAGCCTCTTTCTCGTAGGGAATGCGTGCGGTCAGTTTTTGTCGGGGCCGCTCTCTGACCAGCTGGGGCAGAGAAGGGTTCTTCTTTCGGGGCTTCTGCTCTACATTCTGGCTAGCTGCGGCTGCGCGCTATCAGAGCAGATGAGCGCGCTGCTTATCTGCCGCATGTTTCAGGGGATGGGAAGTGCTGTGGGGCCTGTTCTTGCAAGGGCGATCGCATCAAATCTATTTCCCGCAGATCGATCGGCCCAGGTGCAGTCTTATGGTGCGATGGGAGTGGGCTTTGCTTCTATTCTTGCGATTCTGTCCAGTGGACAGATTACACTCATCTCATGGAGGGGTAACTTCTGGCTCGCGGCAGGGCTTGGAGCGCTTCTTCTTCTGTGGACGCGCCTTGCATTAAAAAAATCTGAGGAGTCTGAAAAAAAGAAGATCTCATTCAAACAGATCTTTACGCAGATGGGGCAGGTATTTAAGCATCCTATTTTTCTGGGCAATACCTTTGCCCATGCGATGACCTATGGACTCATGTATGGTTACATCGCTCTCTTTCCTTTTTTTCTGCTTGAGATTTTCCAGAAGAAGGATCCCGTTCAAGTGGGAATCTATTCGGCCTACATGATCGGCTGCTACATGCTGGGAGCGTTTTTTGCATCTCGCGCTGTGGTGAAGTGGGGTGTTGCGCGGATGATGAGCATCGGGCTAATGCTCCAGCTTATTTCGGGAATCCTCTTAATTGCAGCGCCATCGACCTTCTTCTTTTTTGCAGCTCTCTTTCTCTTCAATCTGAGTATTGGAATTATCCTTCCAGTGACATCTGCGGGCGCCTTAGCTCCCTTTGCAGGAAGAGCCGTGGGATCTGCATCTTCAAGTCTAGGCCTATCCTATCGACTGATAGGTTCAATCTTGAGCACGGTGATCTGTCAGTTCTCTTTATCGGGAGGAAAGAGTCTAGGAGCCGCGATTCTTCTCCTCTCAATCGCCAGTTTAGCAGTAGGAAAGTGGACCTCCTCTCTTTCAAAACAAGCAAGTGCCCGCACTTTGTAG
- the dusB gene encoding tRNA dihydrouridine synthase DusB gives MALKRPFFLGKLELPSNIFCAPLAGCSDLPFRKMTSKYKPGLIYCEMVKMDALIRHNAQTFRLLDYEPSMHPIGAQLCGSKPEIAAECAKMIEDRGFDVLDLNCGCPVDKVTKDGSGSGMLKTPEKIGEIIANMVAVVKIPVTVKIRAGWDEGSIVGPLITKIAEEAGAAAICIHGRTREQGYRGPAKWDYIRECKQAAKTIKVIGNGDIYDAESAERIFNYTGCDAILVARGTMGQPWIIEDIYRHFTGLPPLTYSGIDCRDAFLEHLEHIVAYKEEHKAALDLRRVGCWFLRGIKGAKDLREGINRSKSIVEIRAMISNYPWHECSLEQAPQEEETCDSLS, from the coding sequence ATGGCATTAAAAAGACCCTTCTTTCTTGGAAAGCTTGAGCTTCCTTCAAATATTTTTTGCGCACCCTTAGCGGGCTGCTCGGATCTTCCTTTCCGCAAGATGACCTCGAAGTATAAGCCGGGCCTCATCTACTGCGAGATGGTGAAGATGGACGCCCTCATCCGCCATAATGCTCAGACCTTTCGCCTTCTTGATTATGAGCCCTCGATGCACCCGATTGGCGCGCAGCTCTGCGGCAGTAAGCCCGAGATCGCTGCCGAATGTGCAAAAATGATTGAAGACCGCGGCTTTGACGTCCTAGACCTGAACTGCGGCTGCCCCGTGGATAAGGTGACCAAAGATGGCAGCGGTTCTGGAATGCTTAAAACACCAGAGAAGATCGGAGAGATCATCGCCAACATGGTAGCTGTTGTAAAGATTCCAGTGACGGTTAAGATCCGGGCGGGATGGGATGAGGGAAGCATCGTAGGACCTTTGATTACAAAGATCGCTGAAGAGGCGGGAGCCGCAGCGATCTGCATCCATGGTAGGACGCGCGAACAGGGCTACCGAGGCCCCGCAAAATGGGACTACATCCGCGAGTGCAAGCAAGCGGCAAAAACAATTAAAGTGATCGGCAATGGCGACATCTACGACGCTGAAAGCGCAGAGAGGATCTTCAACTACACAGGGTGCGATGCGATCCTCGTCGCCCGCGGCACGATGGGACAGCCCTGGATTATTGAAGATATCTACCGCCACTTCACGGGCCTTCCTCCTCTTACCTATTCCGGTATCGACTGCAGAGACGCCTTCTTGGAGCATCTCGAACACATCGTCGCCTACAAAGAGGAGCATAAGGCTGCTCTAGATCTGAGAAGAGTCGGCTGCTGGTTCCTGCGTGGCATCAAAGGCGCCAAAGATCTGCGCGAGGGGATCAACCGCTCGAAATCGATCGTTGAGATCCGCGCGATGATCAGTAACTACCCATGGCACGAGTGCTCGCTTGAGCAAGCACCACAAGAAGAGGAGACGTGTGACTCTCTTTCTTAA
- a CDS encoding ABC-F family ATP-binding cassette domain-containing protein → MTLFLNCQSVSKSFSTRMLFRDLSFSIFSGDRVGLIGPNGSGKTTLLKILAGCEKADSGTFSVKRGLKIGYVPQSCEFPDEKPESVLLSALKADERPDYEKELLVQTWLSKLGFTGEEASAQKLSGGWKKRLSVAMELISSPDLLLLDEPTNHLDLEGILWLEKFLVKEVDSYLIVSHDRYFLQNMINRTVEINSLYPNGLLAIDGTYSHFLEIKESFIKGQIEQERSIASKARRELDWLRTSPKARTSKSKSRVEDAHEILKELSQVQRRNMQKKADVDFAATERETQKLLVAKNLSKELGGRVLFKHLDFTLSPGTRIGLMGPNGSGKTTLLKMLANEMTPDQGTIKRADGLQIVYFDQHRVQLSPKLTLREALSPNGDFVRFRGEMIHVNGWCKRFLFTPEILDMPIEKLSGGERARISIAHLMLQPADLLLLDEPTNDLDIPTLETLEESLIDFPGALVLITHDRCMLDRICNTLVSFGDPENNMLYPDYRQWEASRKSAPAQKKEKKEEKSAPVPAPSKTKLTYAEKKEYDQIERKISQLEEKVQGLNLQLEDPQIAQVPEQLQLLCTEIGLAENQIEQLYIRWAELAQKLEG, encoded by the coding sequence GTGACTCTCTTTCTTAACTGCCAATCTGTGAGCAAGTCGTTCAGCACGCGAATGCTCTTCCGCGACCTCTCATTTAGCATTTTTTCTGGAGACCGCGTCGGACTGATCGGCCCCAACGGTTCTGGCAAGACTACTCTTCTAAAAATTCTCGCGGGCTGCGAAAAAGCCGACTCGGGAACCTTCTCTGTAAAGCGGGGCCTAAAAATCGGCTACGTGCCCCAGTCTTGTGAATTTCCAGATGAGAAGCCCGAGAGCGTGCTCTTAAGCGCACTTAAAGCAGATGAGAGACCCGACTACGAGAAAGAGCTCCTCGTACAGACATGGCTTAGCAAGCTAGGATTCACAGGCGAAGAGGCTTCGGCGCAGAAGCTATCAGGAGGATGGAAGAAGAGGCTCAGCGTTGCGATGGAGCTCATCTCCTCCCCCGATCTTCTGCTTCTCGATGAGCCGACCAACCACCTAGATCTCGAGGGCATTCTCTGGCTAGAAAAATTCCTGGTAAAAGAGGTCGACTCCTATCTCATCGTGAGCCACGACAGATACTTCCTTCAGAACATGATCAACCGCACTGTAGAGATCAACTCTCTCTATCCCAACGGACTCCTTGCAATCGACGGCACCTACTCCCACTTTCTAGAGATCAAAGAGTCGTTCATCAAAGGGCAGATCGAACAGGAGAGGTCGATCGCATCTAAAGCGCGCAGAGAGCTCGACTGGCTCCGCACCTCTCCGAAAGCGCGCACGAGCAAGTCTAAATCGAGAGTGGAAGATGCGCATGAGATCTTAAAAGAGCTCTCTCAGGTCCAGCGAAGAAACATGCAGAAAAAGGCTGATGTCGACTTTGCAGCCACAGAGCGCGAAACGCAGAAGCTGCTCGTCGCAAAGAATCTATCGAAAGAGCTCGGCGGAAGAGTTCTCTTTAAACACCTCGACTTCACACTCTCTCCCGGCACAAGAATCGGCCTCATGGGGCCGAACGGCTCTGGAAAGACCACGCTGCTTAAAATGCTGGCGAATGAGATGACCCCCGATCAGGGAACGATAAAAAGAGCCGATGGCCTCCAGATCGTCTACTTCGACCAGCACCGCGTCCAGCTCTCTCCAAAACTCACCCTGCGCGAAGCGCTCTCTCCTAACGGCGACTTTGTTCGCTTCCGCGGCGAGATGATCCATGTGAATGGCTGGTGCAAGCGCTTCCTCTTCACTCCTGAGATCCTCGACATGCCGATTGAGAAGCTCTCCGGCGGCGAAAGAGCGCGCATCTCAATTGCACACCTGATGCTGCAGCCCGCAGATCTTCTTCTTCTCGATGAGCCTACAAACGACTTGGATATTCCCACACTGGAAACACTGGAAGAGAGCCTGATCGACTTCCCCGGTGCGCTTGTTCTCATTACGCACGACAGGTGCATGTTAGACCGCATCTGCAACACCCTCGTCTCTTTCGGTGATCCAGAAAATAACATGCTCTATCCCGACTACAGGCAGTGGGAGGCCTCGCGCAAGAGCGCTCCTGCCCAGAAAAAAGAGAAGAAAGAAGAGAAGAGCGCACCCGTTCCTGCCCCTTCAAAGACGAAGCTCACCTACGCTGAGAAGAAAGAGTATGATCAGATCGAGAGAAAGATCTCCCAGCTAGAAGAGAAGGTACAGGGGCTCAATCTGCAGCTCGAAGACCCGCAGATCGCCCAAGTCCCCGAGCAGCTCCAGCTCCTCTGCACCGAGATCGGCCTGGCCGAAAACCAGATCGAGCAGCTCTACATCCGCTGGGCCGAACTCGCCCAAAAACTCGAAGGCTAA
- a CDS encoding aldo/keto reductase, whose protein sequence is MVPLQKRSRIPLVGLGTWQLSGRECEKVVEQALEVGYRHIDTADAYENHKAVGKAIRSFPRKDLFLTSKVALHKLEPKQIREAVPRFLEELKTPYLDLLLIHWPDPDVDLAESLKTMFEFKELGLVREIGVSNFVRAHLEIFMRHQLPILTNQIEMHPYLQRRELVAAYKKQKITITAYRPLGKGALVEEPVLQKIGESHGKSASQVALRWLVQQDIVAIPKASSPKHLKDNIDIFDFVLTKEEMQKIHALDAGKRYCDPEGYPVLED, encoded by the coding sequence ATGGTTCCTCTTCAAAAACGCTCTCGAATTCCACTAGTCGGTTTAGGTACATGGCAGCTCTCAGGAAGAGAGTGCGAGAAAGTCGTGGAGCAGGCGCTTGAGGTGGGCTACCGCCACATCGATACTGCTGACGCCTATGAGAATCACAAAGCAGTTGGAAAGGCGATCCGCTCTTTTCCTAGAAAAGATCTATTTTTAACTTCGAAGGTGGCACTTCACAAGCTAGAACCTAAGCAGATTAGAGAGGCTGTCCCTCGCTTTCTCGAAGAGCTTAAAACACCCTACCTCGATCTCCTTCTTATCCACTGGCCAGATCCGGATGTCGATCTCGCCGAATCGCTGAAAACGATGTTTGAATTTAAAGAACTGGGACTGGTCAGAGAGATTGGTGTTAGCAATTTTGTGCGCGCTCACTTAGAAATTTTTATGCGCCATCAACTTCCGATATTAACCAATCAGATCGAAATGCACCCCTACCTTCAAAGAAGGGAGCTGGTGGCCGCCTACAAAAAGCAGAAGATTACAATCACAGCCTACCGTCCACTTGGAAAAGGAGCTCTTGTAGAGGAGCCTGTACTGCAAAAAATAGGGGAGAGTCACGGCAAGAGCGCATCACAGGTCGCCCTTCGCTGGCTGGTGCAGCAGGATATCGTCGCCATTCCAAAAGCCTCTTCGCCAAAGCATCTAAAAGACAATATCGACATCTTCGATTTTGTTCTTACTAAAGAGGAGATGCAGAAGATTCATGCTCTTGATGCAGGAAAGAGGTATTGCGATCCTGAGGGTTATCCGGTGCTCGAAGATTAA
- a CDS encoding glycosyltransferase family 25 protein, protein MNLYALIFTLFSLLFNCAEASLRPYLKRVENKREGSQIRNIDFIYLINLEQRPDKFAGCMRQLAPYNISPHKFFGIYGWRLPTHVLDQIGVKFLPSMWTGRENALHFYPNGNGSCQMIALNDSWYGKTCFSSWMTPGAIGCTLSHLSVLQDAYDSGYETIWIMEDDILVAQDPHKLSALIDELDLQVGKNGWDLLYTDCDYLMGLDESRDLQAQVPMKWRPDMPSFNLRILLEHTDVGDDFIKIGSRIRTHSMILRRSGIKKILDFYHTHHIFMPYDHELGFIPNIRLFVVREGIVTSAEAVSDTKNFHF, encoded by the coding sequence ATGAACCTATACGCTCTAATCTTCACTCTCTTCTCTCTCCTCTTCAATTGTGCAGAGGCCTCTCTTCGCCCCTATCTGAAGCGCGTCGAGAATAAAAGAGAGGGCTCTCAGATCAGAAATATCGACTTCATCTATCTGATTAACTTAGAACAGAGGCCCGATAAGTTTGCAGGGTGCATGAGGCAGCTTGCCCCCTACAACATCTCCCCTCATAAGTTCTTTGGCATCTACGGATGGAGACTCCCCACTCATGTGCTCGATCAGATCGGCGTAAAATTTCTCCCCAGCATGTGGACAGGACGGGAGAACGCCCTCCACTTCTACCCCAATGGAAATGGCTCCTGCCAGATGATCGCTTTAAACGACTCTTGGTATGGGAAGACCTGCTTTTCAAGCTGGATGACTCCAGGCGCCATCGGCTGCACGCTAAGTCATCTCTCGGTTCTGCAGGACGCTTATGATTCTGGTTATGAGACGATCTGGATCATGGAAGATGATATTCTTGTAGCTCAAGATCCTCACAAGCTGTCGGCGCTCATCGATGAGCTAGATCTTCAAGTTGGCAAAAATGGGTGGGATCTTCTCTACACAGACTGCGACTATCTGATGGGACTTGATGAGAGCCGCGACCTTCAAGCGCAGGTGCCGATGAAGTGGAGGCCCGACATGCCCTCTTTCAATCTGAGAATACTTCTAGAGCACACAGATGTAGGCGACGACTTCATAAAGATCGGCAGCCGCATCCGCACCCATTCGATGATCTTGCGCCGTTCAGGAATTAAAAAGATTCTGGATTTCTATCACACACACCACATCTTCATGCCCTACGATCACGAACTCGGTTTCATTCCGAATATTCGCCTCTTTGTTGTTAGGGAGGGTATAGTCACAAGTGCCGAGGCTGTCTCCGACACCAAAAATTTTCATTTTTGA
- a CDS encoding tRNA-dihydrouridine synthase family protein, with amino-acid sequence MEGVGDRCFRKAMAAVGGFDEAVRDFLRVPKNAHVRSLAAVYEADELAPMPLAAQLMGSDPELMAAMAQEIEKRGARRIDFNCGCPSNTVTGRGAGSSLLKEPNFLYEVARALVQAVSIPVTIKMRSGYEDISLFKENILAAQESGVSYITLHPRTKTDGYGPPAKWELIAEAKSLLRIPLVGNGDILDVAGALEMLKRTGCDALMIGRGSIINPFIFHQIRAHFSGKPYTPAWADLLRYFEVYIQEIPADMSVRVRVNKLKQLMSFLFKGNEKLLEHRQAVLTSQHTDTRSFLDFSLPLLQQGWLH; translated from the coding sequence ATGGAGGGAGTGGGGGATCGCTGTTTTCGCAAAGCGATGGCAGCCGTAGGGGGCTTCGATGAGGCGGTTCGAGACTTTTTGCGCGTTCCCAAGAACGCCCATGTCCGCAGTTTAGCAGCTGTTTATGAGGCAGACGAGCTAGCTCCCATGCCGCTTGCAGCCCAGCTTATGGGATCTGACCCGGAGCTCATGGCCGCTATGGCACAAGAGATCGAAAAGAGGGGAGCGCGCCGCATCGATTTCAACTGCGGCTGCCCATCCAACACAGTGACGGGTAGGGGAGCGGGCTCAAGCCTTCTGAAGGAGCCTAACTTCCTTTATGAGGTTGCAAGGGCTCTGGTGCAGGCGGTCTCCATTCCCGTAACAATCAAGATGCGTTCCGGGTATGAGGATATCTCCCTTTTCAAGGAGAATATCTTAGCAGCGCAGGAGAGCGGAGTCTCCTACATCACCCTGCATCCCCGCACAAAAACGGATGGCTATGGGCCTCCTGCGAAGTGGGAGCTGATCGCTGAGGCGAAGTCGCTATTGAGAATACCCCTCGTGGGAAATGGCGATATCTTAGACGTCGCAGGCGCTCTTGAGATGCTCAAGAGAACAGGATGCGACGCCCTCATGATTGGACGCGGTAGCATCATCAACCCCTTCATCTTCCACCAGATACGCGCCCACTTTTCCGGAAAGCCCTACACACCTGCTTGGGCAGACCTTCTGCGCTACTTTGAGGTCTACATCCAAGAGATCCCTGCAGATATGTCGGTAAGGGTGCGCGTCAATAAGCTAAAGCAGCTGATGAGCTTCCTCTTCAAGGGCAACGAGAAGCTTCTCGAGCACCGTCAAGCTGTCCTCACATCCCAACATACAGACACCCGCTCCTTCCTCGACTTCTCCCTTCCTCTCCTTCAGCAAGGCTGGCTACACTAG
- a CDS encoding glycosyltransferase family 25 protein, translated as MFFLNFILIFVLSVNAAYADGIEAHYKKIRHKTGSSYFKNIDQIYLINLDQRPEKLEHCKRELSPYGIYPQRFPAVYGWALSTQTLNEIGLTFLPWMWRGRESVFYFPPDGAGRCDFVNLDESCVGKNFFSIWTSRGAIGCTLSHLSVLQDAYNSGYETIWVMEDDISVRDNPHKLSDLIGKLDQLVGREGWDILYTDYDAFINVDQSRDLLKQLPMMWRPDMPSFDLKGLLEHREVGEDFVKIGSRHRAHSLILRRSGIEKILNFYKTHGIFTPYDHEMSLVPGIRFYVLKYQIVTSKELCSDTKHKFFN; from the coding sequence ATGTTCTTTTTAAATTTCATACTTATTTTTGTCCTAAGTGTAAATGCTGCCTATGCTGATGGTATAGAAGCGCACTATAAAAAAATTAGGCATAAAACAGGAAGCTCCTACTTTAAGAATATCGATCAGATCTACTTGATCAATCTGGATCAGAGGCCTGAGAAGCTCGAGCACTGCAAAAGAGAGCTTTCGCCGTATGGAATTTATCCGCAGCGCTTCCCAGCTGTTTACGGCTGGGCCCTTTCAACGCAAACGTTAAATGAGATAGGGCTCACTTTTTTGCCATGGATGTGGAGAGGAAGAGAGAGCGTCTTCTATTTTCCTCCAGATGGCGCTGGTAGATGCGACTTTGTCAATTTGGACGAGAGCTGCGTTGGAAAGAACTTCTTCTCTATCTGGACTTCGCGCGGTGCAATTGGTTGCACTCTTAGCCACTTGTCGGTGCTACAGGACGCCTACAACTCCGGCTATGAGACGATCTGGGTGATGGAGGATGATATCTCAGTGCGCGATAATCCACATAAGTTGTCCGATCTTATCGGTAAGCTGGATCAGCTAGTGGGTAGAGAGGGGTGGGACATTCTCTATACCGATTACGATGCTTTTATCAATGTCGATCAAAGTAGAGATCTTCTTAAGCAGCTGCCTATGATGTGGCGGCCCGACATGCCCTCCTTCGATTTGAAGGGACTGCTCGAGCATCGGGAGGTGGGCGAGGATTTTGTAAAGATTGGAAGCAGACATAGAGCCCACTCCCTTATTTTGCGTAGGTCAGGGATTGAAAAGATCCTGAACTTTTATAAGACACATGGGATCTTTACCCCTTATGATCACGAGATGTCTCTCGTTCCGGGAATTAGGTTTTATGTGCTTAAATATCAGATCGTTACTAGCAAAGAGCTCTGCTCGGATACTAAGCACAAGTTCTTCAATTAA